One Brassica oleracea var. oleracea cultivar TO1000 chromosome C7, BOL, whole genome shotgun sequence genomic window carries:
- the LOC106302525 gene encoding uncharacterized protein LOC106302525, translated as MPSLDTPNTAGGTARQPSDEAGASGEKAGDTRVHETLSSDSEPDSEKETSEGSAALQSSLTTYLEQMFSKKLDAMQSMVERLPGVAPPIRKSNPGSYADTPFIDNITLIEMPRKFFFPNIKMYDGTGDSDDHIAQYKQRMLAVALPRKFREATMCKGFGSTLIGPALQWYFNLPIGSISSFAALSDKFVEQFASSRSLEKTSDSLNEILQHRVEPLRDYIACFNQEKVSIPECNITTAISAFKRGLLPDGDLYKELISLKIP; from the coding sequence ATGCCGAGCCTGGACACACCCAACACCGCTGGAGGTACCGCTCGACAGCCTTCAGATGAAGCCGGGGCATCAGGAGAAAAAGCTGGAGATACGCGAGTCCATGAAACATTATCCAGCGACTCCGAGCCAGACTCCGAGAAGGAAACATCTGAAGGATCCGCGGCATTGCAGTCCTCATTGACCACCTACCTGGAGCAGATGTTCTCCAAGAAGCTCGACGCCATGCAATCTATGGTAGAAAGGCTCCCCGGGGTGGCACCTCCGATTCGGAAAAGTAATCCCGGTTCTTACGCAGATACTCCTTTCATAGATAACATTACCCTGATTGAGATGCCGAGAAAGTTCTTCTTCCCCAACATAAAGATGTATGACGGTACCGGCGACTCAGACGACCACATCGCTCAGTACAAACAAAGGATGCTAGCGGTAGCACTCCCAAGGAAGTTCCGCGAGGCTACCATGTGCAAGGGATTCGGCTCAACCCTGATCGGACCCGCATTGCAATGGTACTTCAATCTACCCATCGGATCCATATCTTCATTCGCGGCCCTCAGCGATAAGTTCGTAGAGCAGTTCGCAAGTAGTCGGAGCCTGGAGAAAACCTCGGACAGCCTCAACGAAATCCTCCAGCATCGGGTCGAACCCCTTCGCGATTATATAGCTTGCTTCAATCAGGAAAAGGTATCAATCCCCGAATGCAACATCACTACGGCAATCTCAGCCTTCAAAAGAGGCTTGCTCCCAGACGGGGATCTCTATAAGGAACTGATATCACTCAAAATACCATAA